The window CGGCGGACCGGTCGTGCGCGGTACGGGGACGGCGCGCCGGAGCCTCCCGGCCCGGCCCGGCCGGCCGGGCCGAGGGGGGTGGTGGCGGCTCCCGCGGCGGCGAGTGCGCCGCGGGCGGGGTGGGCGGGGTGGGCGGCGGCGCCCCGCTCCTCCTGCAGGACCTCTGCGAGGGCCTGCCGGAAGCGGTCGATGTCCTGTGCGGTGTTGTCGTGGTGGAGGGATGCGCGCAGTGCGGGGGCCGTGACGCGGCCGGCCGGGTGCAGGGGGGTTTCGTGTGCGACGGTCTTGGCCAGGACGACTCCGCGGCGGGCCAGGCCCCGGCGGATGGCCGCGGCGGGGATCTGGGCGTGCCGGAAGGCGAGGATGGCGGCCTGCTCCTGTCCGCCGGCGAGGAGTTCCATGCCGGGGGTGTGCCGGACGGCGGCGCGCAGGAGGGGCAGGAGGTCCTCGTGCGGGGGGCGGGCGGTGGCGGTGTGGTGGGCGAGGGCGGCGTCCAGGGCGGCGACGGCGGCCGGCTCGGGGGCGGCCGCCCGGTACGGGGCAGCGTCCGGGGCCAGGTGCGGGGTGGGGGCGATGTAGGCGAATCCGGTGTTGTGGGGGCCGCGCAGGAACCGCCAGCCGTCGGCGGTGAGCAGGTGGCAGCCGATGCGGGCGGCGTCGACGGGGAGCCGGCCGGCGGAGTGGGAGGCGTCGACGGTGTAGCGGGCGCGGTGGGGGGCGAGGAGGCGGCCGATGTCGTGGACGGGGTTGACGGTTCCGCAGGCCGGGGAGAGGTGGACGGCGGAGACGAGGGCGACGTCCTCGTCGAGGTGGGTGCGCATCCAGTCCAGGTCGAGGTCCCCGTCGGGGCGCAGCGGGACGACCTCCAGGCGGCAGCGGGTGCGGTCGCGCAGGGCGTGCAGGGCGGTCAGGTTGGCCACGCCCTCGTGGGGGGTGGTCCAGATCCGGTC is drawn from Streptomyces sp. NBC_01232 and contains these coding sequences:
- a CDS encoding aminotransferase class V-fold PLP-dependent enzyme; the encoded protein is MNAPTHHGERTAHLDTAGTGRMPDAVRTVLARCTALDDRLGTAALQESLGDVLHTRIHERLGALLSVPAADTILATGAAQAFEAYLHGITPGPGDRIWTTPHEGVANLTALHALRDRTRCRLEVVPLRPDGDLDLDWMRTHLDEDVALVSAVHLSPACGTVNPVHDIGRLLAPHRARYTVDASHSAGRLPVDAARIGCHLLTADGWRFLRGPHNTGFAYIAPTPHLAPDAAPYRAAAPEPAAVAALDAALAHHTATARPPHEDLLPLLRAAVRHTPGMELLAGGQEQAAILAFRHAQIPAAAIRRGLARRGVVLAKTVAHETPLHPAGRVTAPALRASLHHDNTAQDIDRFRQALAEVLQEERGAAAHPAHPARGALAAAGAATTPLGPAGRAGPGGSGAPSPYRARPVRRRGHLTLHRAT